One Paraburkholderia phytofirmans OLGA172 genomic window carries:
- a CDS encoding coniferyl aldehyde dehydrogenase produces MNDAIENLRDVLARQRDACRASPYPELKQRRRELKTVREALSRYQDRLAAAMSDDFGRRSEFECKMLDVMFPALQIDHALANLRRWMKPQRRRTDLLFRTNSAKVVYQPKGVVGVIAAWNFPIVEAVGPMITALAAGNRVMIKMSEFSPRSTLVLCEMLAEIFPENQVAVFGGGVDVARAFASLPFDHIVFTGSPAVGKEIMRAASTNLTPVTLELGGKSPAIVAPSASLAAAARSIAHGKAFNAGQACVAPDYALVPRDRIDEFVAAAVSAFRRMVPDPAGDPNYTYIASDRHATRVHELLADAVAKGATVTSCGTGNGNGSRAVPMQIVTNVTPHMRIMQEELFNPILPVMACDSLDEGIRYITARPRPLALYYYGTDAGEIKRLEQDVHAGGMTVNDWAWHVFQGDLPFGGTGNSGIGSWRGPEGFRALSHGKSVFRMRRWFPIGLFRPPYGTRVQRLISKLFLGYPDPALNIPCSYENEARRYGSTAQDISREST; encoded by the coding sequence ATGAACGATGCCATTGAAAATCTGCGGGACGTATTGGCCCGGCAGCGTGATGCATGCCGCGCCAGCCCCTATCCTGAGTTGAAGCAACGCAGGCGCGAGTTGAAAACGGTGCGAGAGGCCTTGAGCCGCTATCAGGATCGACTCGCGGCGGCGATGAGCGACGATTTCGGCCGCCGCTCCGAGTTCGAGTGCAAGATGCTGGACGTGATGTTTCCTGCGTTGCAGATCGACCATGCGCTTGCCAACCTGCGGCGTTGGATGAAGCCGCAACGGCGGCGCACGGACTTGCTGTTTCGCACCAACAGCGCCAAAGTGGTCTACCAGCCTAAAGGCGTTGTCGGCGTGATCGCGGCATGGAATTTCCCGATCGTCGAGGCAGTGGGGCCGATGATCACGGCGCTCGCAGCGGGCAATCGGGTGATGATCAAGATGTCGGAATTCTCGCCCCGCAGCACGCTGGTTCTGTGCGAGATGCTGGCTGAGATATTTCCGGAAAATCAGGTGGCGGTGTTTGGCGGCGGCGTGGATGTTGCTCGGGCCTTTGCGAGCTTGCCGTTCGATCACATCGTGTTTACCGGTTCGCCTGCTGTCGGAAAAGAGATCATGCGTGCGGCGTCCACCAATCTGACACCTGTCACACTGGAGCTCGGCGGCAAGTCGCCTGCGATCGTCGCACCTTCAGCGTCGCTGGCGGCCGCGGCGCGCTCGATCGCGCACGGCAAGGCATTCAACGCGGGGCAGGCCTGCGTGGCACCGGATTATGCATTGGTGCCACGCGATCGGATCGACGAATTCGTGGCAGCCGCAGTAAGCGCATTCCGACGCATGGTTCCCGACCCGGCCGGCGATCCGAACTACACGTACATCGCTTCCGACCGCCACGCCACGCGCGTGCATGAGTTGCTCGCCGATGCGGTGGCCAAAGGCGCCACCGTCACCTCGTGCGGCACCGGCAACGGCAACGGCTCGCGAGCCGTGCCCATGCAGATCGTGACGAACGTGACGCCCCATATGCGGATCATGCAGGAAGAGCTGTTCAATCCCATCCTGCCGGTGATGGCCTGCGATTCGCTGGACGAAGGCATCCGGTACATCACGGCGCGGCCTCGTCCGCTGGCGTTGTACTACTACGGTACGGACGCGGGCGAAATCAAACGATTGGAGCAGGACGTTCACGCCGGTGGCATGACCGTCAACGATTGGGCATGGCACGTTTTCCAGGGTGACTTGCCGTTTGGCGGCACCGGCAATTCGGGAATTGGAAGCTGGCGCGGGCCGGAGGGATTCAGAGCGCTGTCGCACGGCAAGTCGGTATTTAGGATGAGGCGCTGGTTCCCGATCGGTCTGTTTCGTCCGCCCTACGGCACGCGCGTTCAACGGCTGATATCGAAGCTATTCCTTGGGTATCCCGACCCGGCCTTGAACATTCCGTGTTCATATGAAAATGAAGCCCGCCGGTATGGTTCGACGGCGCAAGACATAAGCAGAGAGTCGACATGA
- a CDS encoding MFS transporter — MRALHLIQARGASGAGVYQGSKAYAWTVFALSFGLILSDYLSRQAVGAVFPFLKPVWGVSDSQLGALVSIVSLVVGVMTLPLSLIADRWGRVKSITLMAFVWCFATIACGIATSYTQMLAARAMVGFGEAAYAAAGAALLAHTFPEDKRSAVLGAFQSGGIFGSVMGVVIGGAVASQFGWRYAFFAVGAPGLLLAVLYPFFVRDYQVPALQQGASGQCVNGRPRFAEVFKHVFAARSGNFTFAAFGLQLGIPAILIAWVPTYFNRFYGYDPKKASLIAAVVVLLLGMGMLFGGGVADWLSRGRPRYRALVPAAYALISALMLFAAFALPPGLAGLVLLLGGALFAAAHGGAAVAMLIDVTNPAVHATVTATAVLGANLLGTAPGPYLVGLLSDVTNLRTALTVAPLMSLSAAVLFLLAARYYEADIAARKAAG; from the coding sequence ATGAGAGCCCTACACCTGATCCAGGCCCGCGGGGCTTCCGGCGCCGGCGTGTACCAAGGTTCGAAAGCCTATGCGTGGACCGTGTTCGCCTTGAGCTTCGGATTGATTCTGTCGGACTACCTGTCGCGCCAGGCGGTGGGCGCCGTCTTCCCGTTTCTCAAACCGGTGTGGGGCGTATCGGATTCGCAACTGGGCGCGCTCGTCAGTATCGTGTCGCTGGTGGTCGGCGTGATGACCCTTCCGTTGTCGCTGATCGCGGATCGTTGGGGGCGCGTCAAAAGCATTACGCTGATGGCGTTCGTCTGGTGCTTCGCCACCATCGCGTGTGGCATCGCGACCAGCTACACGCAGATGCTCGCGGCGCGCGCAATGGTGGGGTTTGGCGAGGCCGCCTATGCGGCGGCGGGCGCGGCTTTGCTTGCCCACACTTTCCCGGAAGACAAGCGTTCCGCGGTATTGGGGGCGTTTCAATCGGGCGGCATCTTCGGTTCCGTGATGGGCGTGGTGATTGGCGGTGCGGTCGCGAGCCAGTTCGGCTGGCGCTATGCCTTTTTCGCGGTCGGCGCGCCGGGCCTGCTGCTCGCCGTCCTTTACCCTTTCTTTGTTCGCGATTACCAGGTGCCTGCCTTGCAACAGGGCGCTTCGGGCCAGTGCGTCAATGGGCGGCCGCGGTTTGCCGAAGTATTCAAACATGTGTTCGCCGCGCGCTCCGGCAACTTTACGTTCGCCGCGTTCGGTCTGCAGCTGGGGATCCCCGCCATTCTGATTGCATGGGTGCCGACATACTTCAATCGCTTCTACGGCTATGACCCGAAGAAGGCGAGCCTGATCGCGGCGGTGGTGGTGCTCCTGCTGGGTATGGGCATGCTCTTTGGAGGCGGCGTGGCCGATTGGCTGAGCAGGGGACGGCCTCGCTATCGGGCGCTCGTGCCTGCCGCTTACGCGCTGATTTCCGCGTTGATGCTGTTTGCGGCATTCGCATTGCCGCCTGGCTTAGCGGGGCTTGTGCTGCTGCTCGGCGGCGCGCTCTTCGCCGCGGCGCATGGGGGCGCCGCGGTGGCGATGCTGATCGACGTCACCAATCCCGCCGTTCACGCCACCGTGACGGCAACTGCGGTGCTGGGCGCCAATCTGCTTGGCACGGCACCAGGTCCGTATCTGGTGGGACTCCTTTCCGACGTGACGAATCTGCGCACAGCGCTCACTGTTGCGCCGCTGATGTCGCTGAGCGCAGCGGTTCTATTTCTGCTTGCCGCGCGTTACTACGAAGCGGATATCGCCGCGAGGAAGGCTGCCGGCTAG
- a CDS encoding anaerobic sulfatase maturase: MNAPTAASLTGIHLMAKPIGALCNLDCGYCFYLEKQNAFPPRERFRMSDEVLEAYVRRYIAAQSAPEVEFTWQGGEPTLLGLQFFERAVALQRKFAQGKLIRNTLQTNGTLLDDEWGAFLRRERFLVGVSLDGPRELNDVARPDKRGHSSYDDTVRGLAVLSRHGVDFNVLVTISSTNVHQPLEIYRHLKELGARFIQFNPVVERVAQPEEKVIGLHFAVPPSLSLSAVAKAKPVARRETAVTSLTVSALAYGAFLSAVFDEWVRNDVGTVHVMNFEWALASWCQLPAGACIFSPRCGKAAIVEHDGSVYACDHFMYPEYRLGNVMSDDLGSMMSSQVQTDFGMAKETSLPAKCLRCEFRFACHGECPKNRFIESEDGEPGLNYLCAGYQAYFRHITPAMNIMARLLGQGKPADQVMDIIRC; the protein is encoded by the coding sequence ATGAATGCCCCAACCGCGGCATCGCTGACCGGCATTCATCTGATGGCGAAGCCCATCGGCGCGCTTTGCAATCTCGATTGCGGCTATTGCTTTTACCTCGAGAAACAAAACGCGTTTCCGCCACGCGAGCGCTTTCGTATGTCCGATGAGGTCCTTGAGGCTTACGTCCGGCGATATATTGCGGCTCAGTCGGCGCCTGAGGTCGAATTCACCTGGCAGGGCGGTGAACCCACCTTGCTGGGGCTGCAATTCTTCGAGCGCGCCGTGGCATTGCAGCGCAAGTTCGCTCAGGGCAAGCTGATTCGCAACACCTTGCAGACCAACGGCACCTTGCTCGACGACGAGTGGGGTGCGTTTCTTCGACGCGAGCGTTTTCTCGTGGGCGTCAGTCTGGATGGTCCGCGTGAGCTTAACGACGTGGCGCGCCCCGACAAGCGCGGCCATTCGAGTTACGACGACACCGTGCGTGGTTTGGCCGTCTTGTCGCGTCATGGCGTGGATTTCAATGTGCTGGTGACAATATCCAGCACCAATGTCCATCAGCCGTTGGAAATCTATCGTCATCTGAAGGAACTAGGCGCGCGTTTCATCCAGTTCAATCCGGTCGTCGAGCGGGTGGCTCAGCCTGAGGAAAAGGTCATCGGACTGCATTTTGCCGTGCCCCCGTCGCTCAGCTTGTCTGCCGTAGCGAAAGCGAAGCCAGTGGCACGTAGAGAAACAGCGGTGACGTCGCTGACGGTGAGCGCGCTTGCGTACGGTGCATTTCTGTCCGCGGTATTCGATGAATGGGTTCGCAACGACGTTGGCACGGTTCACGTGATGAACTTCGAATGGGCGCTCGCGTCGTGGTGCCAGTTGCCTGCGGGCGCGTGCATCTTCAGCCCGCGTTGCGGCAAAGCCGCCATCGTCGAGCACGACGGCAGTGTTTACGCTTGCGACCATTTCATGTACCCGGAATATCGCCTCGGCAACGTGATGTCGGACGACCTGGGCAGCATGATGTCCTCGCAGGTGCAGACCGACTTCGGCATGGCGAAGGAAACCTCGCTCCCCGCCAAATGTCTGCGCTGTGAATTCCGCTTCGCGTGCCATGGCGAGTGCCCCAAGAACCGCTTTATCGAATCGGAAGACGGCGAACCGGGGCTCAATTATCTGTGCGCCGGCTATCAGGCCTATTTCCGTCACATCACACCCGCAATGAACATCATGGCGCGGTTGCTGGGGCAGGGCAAACCGGCGGACCAGGTGATGGACATCATCCGGTGCTGA